GACGACGAGCAGCATCCTTCCACCAGACTCCACGAGTAGAAAATCGCTATGCAGGCGATCAGCAAAATATGGAGCATGAGCAACCACCACAGAATTCTCGAGGGGTTCCTGTCTGGGAGTGGGAGGAGGGTATAGCTGCAGGATCTCGTGTGAAGACAGGGTGGTGGCGTAGAGCTTTCCTTGGAAGGACAAGGTATTCCAAACATAAAGACCTCGGTGGAGAACCTCCCAGTCTGAACCCGGGTCGGCGCCGAGCACCACACTTGTGCAGAGGAACCAGACCACCACGGCAATGGAGGTCGCCGAGGACGCGCTGCTGCATATCGCGGCGCTCATGTCGAGCAGCTTCATCCGCCTGACTGCCGCGTGGTACACGGGGGCGAGGGGCGGGAAATCGACCACGACGCGCGTGAAGGGATGCAGCACGCGGACCTCGGTGGTGCGCTTGTGCACGAGGATGAGGAGTCCGTCGGTGAAGCCAACGATCCTGTGTCCCCGGAGCTCcgggaggaggacgtggaggcgccTGGCCGTGCGCGTATGGAAGAAGACGATCTCGCAGGCATCGTCTGGGCGGACGGCGTCGCCGTCACAGAGATCGACCCAGCCGCGCGGGCGTAGGCGGGGATCCCGCAGAGTGGGGTCGCGCGCCGTGGGCGTGCAGGCGCGCCAGCCGGAGCAGACGGCGCGGAAGGCGATGTAATCAAccacgtcgccgtcgccgtcgccgtcgccggccagGAGCCGGCAGGTGATGAGGCCAACTATGTCGGTGGGCAGGGACGCCCAGCCGCCGATTACTTGCGCCCGCGCAGGGCGCTTGCACGCGGCGAGCGTTGTCAAGGTGGCACCTTTTCGCTTCCTTCCCGCCGCCCCGGCCGGAGCAAGAGCGGGCAATTTCCTCCCCATCGCTCGCGGATTCCTTCTTCAAATCGAATCAAATCACAGGCTGGGCTTGGTTGACTCTTCTCCGTCCCGCCCCCGCTAGCTATTTTATACAGGCCACTGCTCGGACCTCGAGATCGACTCGGATTGAGAAGAAATCCCACTCCCAGGATCGGCACTGATTCCTTCTTCAAATCGCGCCGTGTCTCCGGAAAGGAAAACCAGAGAGGGGAGGATTACGATTTAGGCCCCGCTTGGATTGTCGGTTTGCACCCAAATACATCTGTAAACAATACAGGCCTCCGGCCGTCGTTTTGATGCTGGGAGGAAATAACACCACGGCCGGTAATATACACCTGTAGAATTAATCCGGTTGTACGTATAAATTTACGCCTAATCCAAGCGGGGCCGGAAACAACCTTTTTTTTAGGGGTCGGCCGGGAACAACCTGACGAGGCCGCCGGTGTTGGGTGAGAAGATGGAAGCACGCCGCCGCGGATCAGCCGCGGAGCACTCGCCCTTCTGTAACACACGGTTACAACTAGGTTGGAACATGGGAGATTTTTTCAACTGAAGAAGACGGAGTTGGGTGTGACGCCTTCGAGCTCAGCCAGCAAGGCGTTGACATAAAAAGGTTTGGCATATTTTTTTTTGCAGGGTAAAAAAAAGTTTCATTCCACTCCATAATGATAGGGTTACAATCTCAAGCCACCAAATCCTCATAACACAACACGGAGGAGTCGAATTCAACCACACCGTAGTACAAGCATCGGTACGGCTATAAAAAGCGAGTTGATGTGCTACCCTATTTTGATCTCTAGTAATCTTAATGAAACAAACTCTCGATCAACCATAAGAGCTTTAACCTCAGCATCTAAGTGACCGTAGGCCGATCTGACCAAAGTGTTTCCTTCAAGAGTGGTCAGGGCATTTATAGAATCTGATTGGACAATGACAGGCTTGTCCGAGTGCTGAATAGCCAAGGCCATACCTTGCATCGACGCATGGATCTTTGCTTCTAAGGCGTTATTATAGTTGAAGATGTATCTGTAGGTAGTGAAGATCAACTTACCATTCTCACTCTGAAGTACCATCCCAGCGGACGCGCGCCCGTCGTGAACCGAGAAGGATCCGTCCACAGAAAGCGCCACCCATCCTGTCGGTGGCTGAGGCCAATGCTTGACGGGAGTATGATAGGTATTGTTCTTACAAGTCTGGCTGCACACATCAGACACCATCTTCCCCTTTATAATCTCCTCCATGCTATACTTCTTGACAAGATTCAAAGTTCTATAATAGTTGTCCAGATAATCAACTGTTGCCTGCACTGAGCACTCACCCTTTCCATGCGTTCTGTCATCGCGTAGCTGCCAAATCCGTCATATAGTCATAATTACAAGGTCTCTTACATGTTCATCTATAAATTTTCATAAAAAAATATGACAATGTGTGGCATGCACacacataaaaaagaaaaaaatgatgtgTGAATATTCATTTAGGTCATTTTATTTTTGCACAAGTCACATATGGTCATATTTGGAACAAAATTTTGTAGATGCACATTGCTTCTTCCTACGATCCCTAATTATTCTCGCATCCCCATCGCTAGTTCCACCAATCCATCTCTCGCACGCGGCTAAGTGAGTGTTATAATTGAtagagtactccctccgtaaactaatataagagtgtttagattactactttagtgatctaaatgctcttatattagtttacagagggagtacgttTTTACAGCACCCAGGTCACGTAGATCATGCAAAAGCCAGGGTCAACTGACCAAACTACAGGACCAAAATATCACACTGACAGCTCCAGGGGCACTGCCACCCAAATATCACTACAGGAACGGGTttaaacactagagaacttcatgaTCAGCATCCTGCAGAGAATTTGATTTCACTAAAATTTTGTGCTGAGATCCCGTAGTACCGGACACTCATTCCTTGGATCGATCGTCTACACCTCATAAACCATCACCCCAGACGTTGTTCATCTTCACGGCAATGGTGAGGTGGCGCAGAAAACATATGTGGCGATTAGGAAGAGTTTGGGGAAAGTTCAGGCCCAGCTAGGCTTGTTGCACAACACATGCTAGCAGGTGGCAGCGCAGCTGGATTTCAAATTCTCAATTCACGAGTCGTTGGCACATCACATTGCGGCCATAACAGAGGCGATAAGAGAAAATTATGGGTTCCAACTTCCAAAGCACTCAGTCGGAGGATGACATAGAGCTTGAGCAGATATACTCATAAGCACTGAAAATGATCTGCTCACCAAAATCCTCAAGTGTGCACTAATTTTGAAGCGTGAGTGCCCAGGTTGTACGTGCAGTATTTTTAGGACAAACGACTACGCAAAGCTGATCCATGATGCTTCACGCGCCGGGACACCAAAATCTATGCAGCGATTTGCTCATCCATAAAGAAGTAATTTCATCTAATCACCATCAGAAGAGGGCCGAGTGTAATCATCAACTGATACCATTTTGGATTCCCGGAGGCAAACAATGTGGCAAGGCGTAGAGGCGATGGTCTCATGAACGGTAGATCCAGTGATTGATCATTTCGCCTGGTGCATTTAGTTTGCTCTACCGTGGAGAAACTGAAGTACTCCTAGCATGCAAATTCCGCCAGTTCCGTGTCAGCACAGCGAGGCCTTCCCCCTCCCTTCTTCCCTCGATGGATGAAGCAGTTACGTTACGTTTGCAACGCGACGCCATCCATGTTGACATGTTGCCTCTTCCTTGACGCCTTCCACAAACCGAGGTACCCAACCCTCCCTACTCGACACTGGCAGCCTAAGCAAACGCGAAGGCACGCAAGAACCAGCCATCCAGCAATACAAAACCACCACCACCCCGCAAGCACGCACAAAACGCCTAGCCCTCCTCCATCAAGAATCCTCTGCGCACGTTCCTTCGTCTCGCACATGCATCTCTAGCTGGCTAGCTAGTTTATTTGATTACAAATATCCATCCAGATCCAATCCAATCACGCACAACAATCGATCATGGCAGCTGCTCCTTCTGCCTCTGCCGTTTCCGTCAGGCAGAGGACTGCCGCGGCAGCATCG
The sequence above is drawn from the Triticum aestivum cultivar Chinese Spring chromosome 7A, IWGSC CS RefSeq v2.1, whole genome shotgun sequence genome and encodes:
- the LOC123151230 gene encoding uncharacterized protein, with the translated sequence MGRKLPALAPAGAAGRKRKGATLTTLAACKRPARAQVIGGWASLPTDIVGLITCRLLAGDGDGDGDVVDYIAFRAVCSGWRACTPTARDPTLRDPRLRPRGWVDLCDGDAVRPDDACEIVFFHTRTARRLHVLLPELRGHRIVGFTDGLLILVHKRTTEVRVLHPFTRVVVDFPPLAPVYHAAVRRMKLLDMSAAICSSASSATSIAVVVWFLCTSVVLGADPGSDWEVLHRGLYVWNTLSFQGKLYATTLSSHEILQLYPPPTPRQEPLENSVVVAHAPYFADRLHSDFLLVESGGRMLLVVRHPAPGRRWTGRDWQSSGSMKCI